One genomic segment of Vibrio mimicus includes these proteins:
- a CDS encoding ATP-dependent zinc protease, giving the protein MNQPLKLLVSLMLSSGLVACATTPVPKEPEKKPEATVPVQPVEKPVVETPTEDNAPLVETLPVLEPAHTLETEVKPKDDFSTAKRTSDGKIILGEKEWAYIPGLKESFKARIDTGATTSSISAVDVVPFERDGKDWVKFRIEHDNIRSEELSLPVERWVKIRQSSTDKTQRRAVVVAWIQIGDLKEQTEFTLADRTHLTYPLLLGRSFFKDVAVVDVSRQFIQDKRTDKK; this is encoded by the coding sequence ATGAATCAACCACTGAAATTGTTAGTGTCGTTAATGTTAAGTAGTGGGTTAGTGGCTTGTGCTACGACTCCCGTGCCCAAGGAACCTGAGAAAAAACCGGAAGCTACAGTGCCGGTGCAACCAGTAGAGAAGCCTGTGGTGGAAACGCCAACTGAGGACAACGCTCCTCTAGTGGAAACCTTGCCTGTGCTTGAGCCTGCACACACGTTGGAAACTGAAGTCAAACCCAAGGATGACTTTTCCACGGCAAAACGTACCTCTGATGGCAAAATCATTTTAGGTGAGAAAGAGTGGGCTTATATCCCAGGTTTGAAAGAGAGCTTTAAAGCGCGGATTGATACTGGGGCGACCACCTCTTCAATCAGTGCGGTAGATGTGGTTCCTTTTGAGCGAGATGGCAAAGATTGGGTGAAGTTTCGCATTGAGCACGACAATATTCGTAGTGAAGAGTTGAGCTTGCCCGTTGAACGCTGGGTGAAAATTCGTCAATCGAGCACCGATAAGACTCAGCGCCGTGCTGTTGTTGTCGCATGGATTCAGATTGGGGATTTGAAAGAGCAAACGGAGTTTACTTTAGCAGATCGCACTCATTTGACTTACCCATTATTACTTGGCCGTAGTTTCTTTAAAGATGTCGCTGTCGTGGATGTTTCACGCCAGTTTATTCAAGACAAACGAACGGACAAAAAATAG
- the nrdD gene encoding anaerobic ribonucleoside-triphosphate reductase, producing the protein MKPIVIKRDGSKAPFNRDRIQAAVESAAEHADQEIAIYALNVALAVELKLKGYEEVHIAEIQTLVENELMQGPYKALARSYIEYRHDRDVAREKQSKLTKEIEGLIEESNADLLNENANKDGKVIPTQRDLLAGIVAKHYAKTRILPRDVVQAHEKGDIHYHDLDYAPFFPMFNCMLIDLKGMLTHGFKMGNAEIDTPKSISTATAVTAQIIAQVASHIYGGTTINRIDEVLAPYVTASYEKHLEIAREWDIHSPEAFAKSRTEKECYDAFQSLEYEVNTLHTANGQTPFVTFGFGLGTSWESRLIQQSILKNRIAGLGKNRKTAVFPKLVFAIKDGLNHKTEDPNYDIKQLALECASKRMYPDILNYDKVVEVTGSFKTPMGCRSFLNTYEENGELIHEGRNNLGVVSLNLPRIALKAKGDVKQFYTLLDEKLKLARRALDTRINRLENVKARVAPILYMEGACGVRLKADDSIADIFKHGRASISLGYIGVHETITALFGAQKHVYDDEQLREEAVKIIQHMRNTVEQWKKETGYAFSLYGTPSENLCSRFCRIDAKQFGVVEGVTDKGYYTNSFHLDVQKKVNPYDKIDFEMPYPEISSGGFICYGEFPNMQRNVEALENVWDYSYQRVPYYGTNTPIDECYECGFTGEFDCTSKGFVCPRCGNHEPTKVSVTRRVCGYLGSPDARPFNVGKQEEVKRRVKHL; encoded by the coding sequence GTGAAACCTATCGTAATCAAGCGTGATGGCTCAAAAGCCCCGTTTAACAGGGATCGTATCCAGGCTGCTGTGGAAAGCGCAGCTGAACATGCAGATCAAGAAATCGCCATTTATGCGTTGAATGTCGCGTTAGCGGTTGAGCTCAAGCTAAAAGGTTACGAAGAGGTGCATATCGCCGAGATTCAAACCCTCGTAGAGAACGAGCTAATGCAAGGCCCGTACAAAGCATTAGCTCGTTCATACATTGAATATCGCCATGACCGAGATGTTGCGCGTGAGAAGCAGAGCAAACTGACTAAAGAGATTGAAGGACTGATCGAAGAGAGCAATGCCGATCTGCTTAACGAAAATGCGAATAAAGATGGCAAAGTGATCCCAACTCAGCGTGATTTGTTAGCAGGTATTGTGGCTAAACATTATGCTAAAACGCGTATTTTGCCGCGTGATGTAGTGCAGGCACATGAGAAGGGTGATATTCACTATCACGATCTGGATTACGCACCATTCTTCCCAATGTTTAACTGCATGCTGATTGATCTCAAAGGCATGTTAACCCACGGTTTCAAAATGGGTAATGCGGAAATTGATACGCCTAAGTCAATTTCAACCGCAACGGCGGTAACTGCGCAAATTATCGCTCAAGTCGCTAGCCATATTTATGGTGGCACTACCATCAACCGGATTGATGAAGTGCTCGCACCTTATGTGACGGCTAGTTACGAAAAGCATTTAGAGATTGCTCGTGAGTGGGATATTCATAGCCCAGAAGCGTTTGCTAAATCACGCACTGAGAAAGAGTGTTACGATGCATTCCAATCTTTGGAATATGAAGTGAACACCCTACATACAGCAAATGGGCAAACCCCGTTTGTGACTTTCGGTTTTGGCTTAGGTACCAGCTGGGAATCGCGTTTGATCCAGCAATCGATTTTGAAAAATCGCATCGCAGGTTTGGGCAAAAACCGTAAAACGGCGGTATTCCCGAAACTGGTATTTGCGATTAAAGATGGTCTTAACCACAAAACCGAAGATCCTAACTACGACATTAAGCAGCTGGCGCTGGAATGTGCTTCTAAGCGCATGTACCCAGACATTCTGAACTACGACAAAGTGGTTGAAGTTACGGGGTCATTCAAAACCCCAATGGGTTGCCGTTCATTCCTGAACACCTATGAAGAAAATGGTGAGCTGATCCATGAAGGGCGTAACAACCTTGGTGTGGTGAGCTTAAACTTGCCACGCATCGCGCTTAAAGCCAAAGGTGATGTGAAGCAGTTTTACACACTACTCGATGAAAAACTAAAACTGGCACGTCGCGCGTTGGATACTCGAATTAACCGTTTAGAAAATGTGAAAGCCCGTGTAGCCCCTATTCTGTATATGGAAGGTGCGTGTGGTGTGCGTTTGAAAGCCGATGATTCGATTGCCGATATTTTCAAACATGGCCGCGCCTCTATTTCACTAGGCTATATTGGCGTGCACGAAACCATCACGGCATTGTTTGGTGCTCAAAAACACGTTTACGATGATGAACAGCTGCGTGAAGAAGCGGTGAAAATTATCCAGCACATGCGCAACACCGTAGAGCAGTGGAAGAAAGAAACGGGCTACGCGTTTAGCCTGTATGGCACGCCAAGTGAAAACTTGTGTAGCCGATTCTGCCGTATTGATGCCAAACAATTTGGCGTGGTAGAAGGGGTGACCGATAAAGGTTACTACACCAACAGTTTCCACTTAGATGTACAGAAGAAGGTTAACCCGTACGACAAAATCGATTTTGAAATGCCGTACCCAGAAATTTCCAGCGGTGGTTTCATCTGTTACGGTGAATTCCCTAACATGCAACGCAATGTTGAAGCGCTGGAAAACGTGTGGGATTACAGCTATCAGCGAGTGCCGTATTACGGGACTAACACGCCAATTGATGAGTGTTACGAGTGTGGCTTTACTGGGGAGTTTGATTGCACGAGCAAAGGGTTTGTTTGCCCGCGCTGTGGCAACCATGAACCAACGAAAGTTTCTGTGACACGCCGTGTGTGTGGTTATTTGGGCAGCCCAGATGCACGTCCATTTAACGTTGGTAAGCAAGAAGAAGTAAAACGTCGGGTAAAACACCTGTAA
- the fruA gene encoding PTS fructose transporter subunit IIBC, translating into MKIAIVTACPSGVANSIIAAGLLQQACKTLGWEAIIECHSTVIAGHTLTEDEIRAADLIVLATNSTIDTQRFVGKKVYQSSISACTTDPVAYLNQAAAQASELTQAQVTQAEAAKPITAASNQVAAKRIVAITACPTGVAHTFMAAEALEAEAVRQGHQIKVETRGSVGAKNQLTDQEIAQADLVIIAADIDVPLERFHGKKLYKTSTGLALKKTAQELNNAFSLAKTFTSSVNSGASEKTEEKKGVYKHLMTGVSHMLPVVVAGGLIIALSFVFGIEAFKQEGTLAAALMQIGGGSAFALMIPVLAGYIAFSIADRPGLAPGLIGGMLASSTGAGFLGGIVAGFLAGYSAKFIADKVQLPQSMAALKPILIIPFIASLFTGLVMIYVVGGPMSSIMSGMTSFLNNMGSANAVLLGIVLGAMMCFDLGGPVNKAAYTFGVGLLASQTYAPMAAIMAAGMVPALGMGLATFIAKDKFEAGEREAGKASFVLGLCFISEGAIPFAAKDPMRVIPACMAGGAVTGALSMLFGAKLMAPHGGLFVLLIPNAISPVLLYLVAIAVGTAITGFGYAMVKKAAPAKVATA; encoded by the coding sequence ATGAAAATAGCCATTGTAACCGCATGCCCAAGTGGCGTTGCTAACAGCATTATCGCTGCAGGTTTATTGCAGCAAGCCTGTAAAACCTTAGGTTGGGAGGCAATCATTGAATGCCACTCTACAGTGATTGCTGGCCATACCCTAACAGAGGATGAAATCCGAGCGGCAGATCTTATCGTGCTCGCCACCAACAGCACCATTGACACGCAACGCTTCGTGGGTAAAAAAGTGTATCAAAGCTCGATTTCAGCTTGTACGACCGACCCTGTCGCATATTTGAATCAAGCGGCTGCGCAAGCGAGCGAGCTGACTCAAGCACAAGTCACTCAGGCTGAGGCAGCAAAACCCATTACAGCTGCAAGTAATCAGGTTGCAGCGAAAAGAATCGTTGCCATCACCGCCTGTCCAACGGGTGTGGCTCATACCTTCATGGCAGCCGAAGCTCTAGAGGCAGAAGCGGTACGTCAAGGTCATCAAATCAAAGTCGAAACACGAGGCTCTGTCGGTGCGAAAAACCAACTCACGGATCAAGAGATCGCTCAAGCTGACTTAGTGATCATCGCTGCTGATATTGATGTCCCATTAGAACGCTTCCACGGCAAAAAACTGTACAAAACCAGCACAGGTTTGGCTTTAAAGAAAACCGCTCAAGAACTGAATAACGCATTTTCACTTGCCAAAACTTTCACAAGCTCAGTAAACAGCGGTGCGAGCGAAAAAACGGAAGAGAAGAAAGGTGTATATAAACATCTGATGACAGGTGTTTCTCACATGCTTCCAGTGGTGGTTGCCGGTGGCCTTATCATCGCGCTCTCTTTCGTCTTCGGTATCGAAGCCTTTAAGCAAGAGGGGACTTTAGCCGCCGCTTTGATGCAGATCGGGGGAGGCTCCGCCTTTGCACTGATGATCCCCGTTTTAGCCGGTTACATTGCCTTTTCGATTGCTGACCGCCCTGGATTAGCACCCGGTTTAATTGGCGGTATGCTCGCAAGCTCAACTGGCGCAGGTTTCCTTGGCGGTATCGTGGCGGGTTTCCTAGCCGGCTATAGTGCAAAATTTATTGCCGATAAAGTACAACTGCCTCAATCAATGGCGGCGCTTAAACCTATCCTGATCATCCCTTTCATCGCGAGCTTATTCACGGGTCTTGTGATGATTTATGTGGTGGGTGGCCCAATGTCGAGCATCATGTCTGGCATGACAAGCTTCCTCAATAATATGGGATCCGCGAATGCGGTTTTGTTGGGCATTGTACTCGGTGCGATGATGTGTTTCGACTTAGGTGGCCCAGTCAACAAAGCGGCATACACTTTCGGTGTTGGTCTACTCGCCTCGCAAACTTATGCGCCAATGGCGGCGATCATGGCAGCAGGTATGGTTCCAGCCTTAGGGATGGGTCTGGCTACTTTCATCGCGAAAGATAAATTTGAAGCGGGTGAGCGTGAAGCCGGCAAAGCATCTTTTGTCTTAGGTTTGTGTTTCATCTCCGAAGGTGCGATTCCATTTGCGGCCAAAGATCCGATGCGTGTCATCCCCGCTTGTATGGCTGGTGGAGCGGTAACAGGTGCACTTTCCATGTTGTTTGGTGCAAAACTGATGGCACCACACGGTGGTCTTTTCGTACTCTTGATCCCCAATGCAATTAGCCCTGTATTGCTTTACCTCGTTGCGATTGCTGTAGGTACTGCGATTACTGGTTTTGGCTATGCCATGGTGAAAAAAGCTGCCCCCGCGAAAGTCGCAACGGCTTAG
- a CDS encoding aromatic amino acid transaminase codes for MFTHLPAPVLDPILSLSVAFRNDPRPQKVDLGIGVYKNSLGETPIMRAVAMAQDKVVATQKTKSYVGLAGCEEFNQSMMQLVLGSTLDTERTIAIQTPGASGALRMLGDLMRVAQPETTVWITDPSYVNHKPVMEAAGLKVRYYRYFSRETKMVDTELMLADLAQAGPKDVVLLHGCCHNPTGADIDFSAWQAITDLAQKNGFIPFVDIAYQGFGDGLEQDAQGLRYMAERMEEMLITTSCSKNFGLYRERTGAAIVIGKSQQDVTNARGKMLTLARSTYTMPPDHGAALVKTVLRDEQLTTIWKQELSEMQQRLLTLRKDLCNELRNQHNTRQFDFIESHRGMFTVLGFSAEQMGRLREEFAIYGVADGRINIAGLTEKDIPYVANAIIQVS; via the coding sequence ATGTTTACTCATTTACCAGCTCCAGTTTTAGATCCAATACTCTCTCTCTCTGTTGCCTTTCGTAATGATCCTCGTCCGCAAAAAGTGGATTTAGGCATAGGCGTTTATAAAAACAGTCTTGGCGAAACTCCTATCATGCGCGCCGTAGCTATGGCGCAAGATAAAGTGGTTGCGACTCAAAAAACCAAGTCGTACGTTGGCCTTGCCGGTTGTGAAGAATTCAACCAGAGCATGATGCAATTAGTTTTAGGTTCCACACTCGATACTGAGCGCACGATCGCGATCCAGACTCCTGGTGCCAGTGGTGCACTAAGAATGCTTGGCGATTTGATGCGTGTCGCGCAGCCTGAAACCACAGTCTGGATCACCGATCCTAGCTATGTGAACCACAAACCCGTGATGGAAGCAGCAGGGCTAAAAGTGCGTTACTACCGCTATTTCAGCCGTGAGACCAAAATGGTCGATACCGAGCTGATGTTGGCGGATTTAGCACAAGCCGGCCCGAAAGATGTGGTTCTACTGCATGGTTGCTGCCATAACCCAACGGGGGCTGACATCGACTTTTCAGCATGGCAAGCGATCACTGATCTTGCACAGAAAAACGGCTTCATTCCATTTGTGGATATTGCTTACCAAGGTTTTGGTGATGGTTTGGAGCAAGATGCGCAAGGTTTACGTTATATGGCTGAACGCATGGAAGAGATGTTGATCACCACCTCTTGTTCAAAGAACTTTGGCTTGTACCGTGAACGTACAGGAGCGGCCATCGTCATTGGTAAAAGCCAGCAGGATGTGACCAATGCTCGTGGAAAAATGCTAACACTCGCGCGCTCCACATACACCATGCCACCTGATCATGGCGCTGCTTTGGTGAAAACCGTGCTTAGAGATGAACAGCTCACCACTATTTGGAAGCAAGAACTGAGCGAAATGCAGCAACGTTTGTTAACTCTGCGCAAAGATTTGTGTAATGAGTTGAGAAATCAACACAATACGAGACAATTCGATTTTATTGAAAGCCATAGAGGGATGTTTACTGTACTCGGGTTTTCGGCTGAACAAATGGGTCGCCTACGTGAAGAGTTCGCGATTTATGGCGTTGCAGATGGGCGGATCAATATCGCCGGTCTGACCGAAAAAGACATTCCTTATGTCGCGAATGCAATTATTCAAGTGTCGTAA
- the fruB gene encoding fused PTS fructose transporter subunit IIA/HPr protein, with the protein MLELTTQDIQLQQQFDNKQAAIQGLANALTAKGFVAEGYAQGMLNREAQHSTYLGNGIAIPHGTTDTRELVQQTGVTAMHFPQGLDWGDGNRVYVAIGIAAKSDEHLGILKQLTKVLSAEGVEQALQKAKTAQQIIAIIKGEAQLSADFDASLIQLQFPASDMVQMSAVAGGLLKNTGCADSEFVAELVTKSPTHLGRGVWLVASDRAVKRTGMSIVTTANHCEYQEQTVKALIAFSVCNDAHQSQLNKLSQLVFQQQQEQLLQADVNQLLAMFTEVEPQVSTDTASQAEHSAVFRIKNTHGLHARPGAMLVAEAKKFESSIRVSNLDGDGQVVNAKSLMKVIALGVKNNHQLQFSAEGPDAEAALQAIGAAINAGLGEG; encoded by the coding sequence AACGCACTGACCGCAAAAGGTTTCGTTGCTGAAGGTTACGCGCAAGGTATGCTCAATCGCGAAGCGCAGCACTCGACTTATTTGGGGAATGGTATTGCAATTCCTCATGGCACAACAGATACCCGAGAATTGGTACAGCAAACGGGTGTAACCGCCATGCATTTTCCACAAGGTTTAGATTGGGGAGATGGCAACCGTGTTTATGTTGCGATTGGGATTGCGGCAAAATCGGATGAACACTTAGGCATTCTCAAACAGCTCACGAAAGTGTTATCTGCAGAGGGCGTAGAGCAAGCCTTACAGAAAGCGAAAACGGCGCAGCAGATCATCGCAATTATTAAGGGTGAAGCACAACTCAGCGCCGATTTTGATGCCTCATTGATCCAACTGCAATTTCCGGCAAGCGACATGGTACAAATGAGTGCAGTCGCTGGTGGACTACTGAAAAATACAGGCTGCGCAGACAGCGAATTTGTTGCAGAGTTAGTGACCAAATCCCCTACCCACTTGGGCCGTGGTGTTTGGCTAGTTGCCAGTGATCGCGCCGTAAAACGCACGGGAATGTCTATCGTAACCACCGCAAATCATTGCGAATACCAAGAACAAACGGTTAAAGCACTGATCGCATTTTCCGTGTGTAATGATGCCCATCAATCCCAGTTAAACAAACTTTCTCAACTTGTTTTTCAACAGCAGCAAGAACAACTCTTACAAGCGGATGTGAACCAACTCCTTGCCATGTTCACGGAGGTAGAACCACAAGTCAGCACCGATACCGCCTCACAAGCAGAGCATAGTGCCGTGTTTCGCATCAAAAACACTCACGGCTTGCACGCCCGCCCAGGCGCGATGTTGGTCGCCGAAGCGAAGAAATTTGAATCTAGCATTCGGGTTTCCAATCTTGATGGTGATGGACAAGTAGTCAACGCAAAAAGTTTGATGAAAGTGATTGCCTTAGGTGTGAAAAATAATCATCAGTTGCAATTCAGTGCAGAAGGCCCAGATGCCGAAGCGGCACTGCAAGCGATTGGTGCCGCGATTAATGCCGGTTTGGGTGAAGGTTGA
- the nrdG gene encoding anaerobic ribonucleoside-triphosphate reductase-activating protein — MNYHQYYPIDVVNGPGTRCTLFVSGCVHQCKGCYNQSTWSVSSGHLYTQELEDQIIADLNDTRIKRRGLSLSGGDPLHPANLEAVLRLVRRVREECLGKDIWLWTGYRLDELSEQQQHILPYLDVLVDGKFEQALADPMLEWRGSANQVIHRFTL, encoded by the coding sequence ATGAATTATCATCAATACTATCCAATTGATGTGGTCAACGGGCCGGGGACACGCTGCACGCTGTTTGTCTCCGGTTGCGTGCATCAATGCAAAGGGTGCTACAACCAAAGTACTTGGTCCGTTTCATCTGGCCATCTTTATACTCAAGAGTTGGAAGATCAGATCATTGCGGACTTAAACGATACACGCATTAAACGCCGCGGTTTATCGCTCTCTGGCGGTGATCCTCTTCATCCTGCAAATCTCGAAGCGGTTTTACGTTTGGTACGCAGAGTAAGAGAGGAATGTCTGGGTAAAGACATCTGGCTATGGACAGGTTATCGTCTAGACGAACTTAGTGAACAGCAGCAACACATTTTGCCTTATCTCGATGTGCTGGTGGATGGTAAGTTTGAGCAAGCACTGGCGGATCCTATGCTGGAGTGGCGGGGTAGCGCAAATCAAGTGATCCACCGTTTTACTCTCTAA
- the pfkB gene encoding 1-phosphofructokinase yields the protein MNNKVVTITLNPALDLTGSMAQLNVGSVSLVEQSSLHAAGKGVNVAKVLSELGADVTVTGFLGRDNQELFCQLFTELGVRDEFIRIAGATRINVKLVEQNGEVSDINFPGISVSQTDIEAFEHTLLRLAQDHDYFVLAGSLPKGVSPQRCAGWIAQLRSMNKKVLFDSSREALLAGLDAKPWLIKPNDEELAQWCGRELATLMDCQQAAAELAQKEIENIVISMGAAGVMWLHHNEWLHAKPPKMHVVSTVGAGDTLVAGLCWGHMQQMEKEHLLRFATALSALAVTQVGVGISDKEQLNTLQQQVQVSALHPVMSA from the coding sequence ATGAACAATAAAGTCGTCACCATTACCTTAAATCCAGCATTGGATTTAACCGGCAGCATGGCGCAGCTAAATGTAGGGTCGGTCAGCCTTGTTGAACAAAGCTCACTGCATGCCGCCGGAAAAGGCGTCAACGTGGCTAAAGTGCTGAGTGAACTGGGGGCTGATGTTACCGTCACAGGTTTTCTAGGCCGTGATAACCAAGAGCTGTTTTGCCAACTGTTTACTGAACTTGGCGTGCGTGACGAGTTCATCCGCATCGCGGGAGCCACACGCATCAATGTCAAACTGGTCGAGCAGAATGGCGAGGTCAGTGATATTAACTTCCCTGGCATTTCCGTCTCTCAAACTGATATCGAAGCCTTTGAACACACCTTACTGCGTTTAGCGCAAGATCATGATTATTTTGTTCTCGCAGGCAGCTTACCAAAAGGGGTTTCGCCACAACGCTGTGCAGGTTGGATTGCTCAATTACGCAGCATGAATAAAAAAGTGCTGTTTGATAGTAGCCGCGAGGCATTACTCGCAGGGCTAGATGCTAAACCGTGGTTGATCAAACCCAACGATGAAGAACTCGCGCAGTGGTGTGGCCGAGAATTGGCAACCCTAATGGACTGCCAACAAGCCGCAGCGGAACTCGCTCAAAAAGAGATTGAAAACATTGTTATCTCTATGGGCGCTGCGGGGGTTATGTGGCTACATCACAATGAATGGCTGCATGCTAAACCACCCAAAATGCACGTTGTCAGCACAGTCGGTGCTGGTGATACGCTGGTTGCTGGTCTCTGCTGGGGACACATGCAACAGATGGAAAAAGAACATCTGCTTCGTTTCGCTACCGCCCTATCCGCACTTGCTGTAACGCAAGTGGGTGTGGGTATCAGTGATAAGGAACAACTCAATACTCTACAACAACAAGTGCAAGTATCCGCACTCCATCCTGTGATGAGTGCCTAA